In Prunus dulcis chromosome 1, ALMONDv2, whole genome shotgun sequence, the following are encoded in one genomic region:
- the LOC117616264 gene encoding agamous-like MADS-box protein AGL90, translating to MTRKKVKLAWITNDSARKTSFRKRKEGLLKKLSELSILCDVSGFAIIYGPDDKEPVVWPSRPIAEELLARFQRIPEVDRCKKMMNQETYLDDRLAKLKEQLTKTHRKNKEMEMNIIMSQIQEGKPLNEFGTCELTCLVLFLEEKIKEIWKRIKYLGHEANLPLGAFSPHEGGDAENTTIPDEWNPTESLYNYFSKENGKQSQNMSVVTASISNVMGNMGLPPHASFGSTSGINVSKEMRLLSENFGMSRSSDIGFMYGNIKGDMSNVGSDFGTSFGRFGDRKYRNDIEWSYENLGASSDGSGIGLPHVNNGLLQTHYGNVNGSSSGNVRNDAEDIGGINGGYDNIEGHIPHPSNITGGFGSNIGVPHGAGSDTGLPNGLSGESNAGSDAGVLNDISKTRKRSFSP from the coding sequence ATGACTAGGAAGAAGGTCAAACTAGCATGGATAACGAATGATAGTGCTAGGAAAACCAGCTTCAGAAAAAGGAAGGAAGGCCTGTTGAAAAAATTGAGTGAGTTGAGCATCTTGTGTGACGTGAGTGGCTTTGCCATTATTTATGGCCCAGACGACAAGGAGCCGGTTGTGTGGCCTTCACGCCCAATTGCGGAAGAATTGCTCGCAAGGTTTCAGAGGATACCAGAAGTAGATCGGTGCAAGAAGATGATGAACCAAGAGACATATCTTGATGATAGATTAGCTAAATTGAAAGAACAACTGACAAAAACTCACAGAAAGAACAAAGAGATGGAGATGAACATCATCATGTCCCAAATTCAAGAAGGTAAGCCATTGAATGAATTTGGAACCTGTGAACTAacttgtttggttttgtttttggaggAGAAGATAAAAGAGATCTGGAAACGGATCAAGTACCTCGGGCATGAGGCAAATCTTCCCTTAGGTGCTTTTTCTCCTCATGAGGGTGGGGATGCGGAAAACACCACTATCCCCGATGAATGGAATCCTACAGAGTCtttgtataattattttagcaaagaaaatgggaagcAAAGTCAGAACATGTCTGTTGTTACTGCTAGCATTAGCAATGTTATGGGTAACATGGGTTTGCCACCACATGCATCTTTTGGCAGCACTTCCGGTATTAATGTTTCTAAAGAGATGAGGCTGCTTAGTGAGAACTTTGGAATGAGTAGATCAAGTGATATAGGGTTTATGTATGGAAATATTAAGGGTGACATGAGCAATGTTGGAAGTGATTTCGGCACGTCCTTTGGGAGATTTGGCGACAGAAAATATAGGAATGATATAGAGTGGTCTTATGAGAATTTGGGAGCGAGCAGTGATGGAAGTGGTATAGGGTTGCCCCATGTGAATAATGGGTTACTGCAAACTCATTATGGGAATGTTAATGGAAGTAGCAGTGGTAATGTGAGAAATGATGCGGAGGATATTGGAGGGATTAATGGAGGATATGATAATATAGAGGGGCATATACCTCATCCTAGTAACATAACAGGGGGTTTTGGAAGCAATATTGGGGTGCCTCATGGAGCTGGTAGTGATACAGGACTTCCAAATGGGTTATCTGGAGAGAGTAATGCTGGAAGTGATGCTGGGGTTCTCAATGATATTAGCAAAACCCGGAAAAGATCATTCTCTCCTTGA